The proteins below are encoded in one region of Lactuca sativa cultivar Salinas chromosome 3, Lsat_Salinas_v11, whole genome shotgun sequence:
- the LOC111891092 gene encoding low affinity inorganic phosphate transporter 1, with product MPRQQLQVLNALDTAKTQLYHFTAIVIAGMGFFTDAYDLFAISLCTKLLGRIYYHVEGAAKPGTLPPGVNSSVTGVALVGTLAGQLFFGWLGDKMGRKKVYGMTLAIMVICSLASGFSFGRERRSVMACLCFFRFWLGFGIGGDYPLSATIMSEYANKKTRGAFIAAVFAMQGFGILTSGIVALVVSASFDHAFSAPSYATNAILSTPLQADYVWRIILMFGAIPAALTYYWRMKMPETARYTALVAKNAKQAASDMARVLQVDIEAEEQKVEVISQDTRNSFGLFSKAFLRRHGLHLLGTTSTWFLLDIAFYSQNLFQKDVFSAIGWIPPAAKMNAIGEVFRVARAQTLIALCSTVPGYWFTVAFIDIIGRFAIQLMGFFFMTVFMFALAIPYHHWTLHDNRIGFIIMYSLTFFFANFGPNATTFVVPAEIFPARLRSTCHGISAAAGKAGAIVGAYGFLYASQSSDPKKTDAGYPPGIGIRNSLIVLGVVNFLGMVCTFLVPEPNGKSLEEMSGENEEDEVEQTTTHRTVPV from the coding sequence ATGCCTCGACAGCAACTGCAAGTGCTCAATGCACTTGATACAGCGAAAACCCAGTTATACCATTTCACGGCGATTGTCATCGCCGGAATGGGTTTCTTCACCGATGCATACGATCTCTTCGCAATTTCCCTTTGCACCAAATTGCTTGGTCGTATCTACTACCACGTAGAAGGTGCAGCGAAGCCCGGAACTCTACCCCCTGGTGTGAACTCCTCGGTCACCGGCGTTGCTCTTGTCGGAACATTAGCTGGTCAACTCTTCTTCGGGTGGCTTGGTGATAAAATGGGTCGGAAAAAAGTCTACGGTATGACCTTGGCTATCATGGTTATATGCTCCCTCGCTTCGGGGTTCTCGTTTGGAAGGGAACGAAGATCTGTCATGGCTTGCCTTTGTTTCTTCAGATTCTGGCTTGGGTTTGGGATCGGTGGTGATTATCCTCTCTCTGCTACGATTATGTCGGAATACGCTAACAAGAAGACCCGTGGTGCGTTTATCGCTGCTGTTTTCGCCATGCAAGGGTTTGGCATTTTGACTAGTGGGATTGTAGCTTTAGTTGTGTCCGCTTCTTTTGATCATGCTTTTAGTGCTCCTTCGTATGCAACGAACGCTATTTTGTCTACACCCTTACAAGCCGACTACGTCTGGCGTATTATCCTCATGTTTGGTGCTATTCCAGCAGCGTTGACTTATTACTGGCGTATGAAGATGCCGGAAACTGCACGTTACACTGCTCTAGTTGCAAAAAACGCTAAACAAGCGGCATCAGATATGGCTCGAGTTTTGCAAGTTGATATTGAAGCCGAAGAGCAAAAGGTGGAGGTAATTTCTCAGGATACCAGAAACTCATTCGGATTGTTTTCAAAAGCATTCCTCCGTCGCCATGGACTCCACTTACTCGGAACTACCAGTACATGGTTCTTACTTGACATCGCTTTCTACTCACAAAACCTTTTCCAAAAAGACGTTTTCAGTGCCATTGGGTGGATCCCACCGGCAGCGAAAATGAATGCCATAGGAGAGGTGTTCAGGGTGGCTAGAGCTCAAACTCTTATCGCACTTTGCAGTACTGTTCCCGGATACTGGTTCACAGTTGCATTTATCGATATCATCGGTCGTTTCGCAATCCAACTCATGGGATTCTTCTTTATGACGGTTTTCATGTTCGCTCTCGCTATTCCTTACCACCACTGGACGTTACACGACAACCGTATCGGCTTCATCATCATGTACTCATTGACGTTTTTCTTTGCTAACTTTGGTCCTAACGCCACCACTTTCGTCGTACCTGCTGAAATCTTTCCGGCTAGGCTCAGGTCCACTTGCCACGGTATCTCTGCAGCCGCCGGCAAAGCAGGCGCGATAGTTGGTGCTTATGGATTTCTGTACGCTTCTCAGAGCTCCGACCCTAAGAAGACTGACGCCGGTTATCCACCAGGTATTGGAATCAGGAACTCGCTTATCGTTCTTGGTGTGGTCAACTTCTTAGGGATGGTGTGCACGTTTTTAGTCCCGGAACCAAATGGGAAATCGCTTGAAGAAATGTCTGGTGAGAATGAGGAGGATGAAGTCGAGCAGACTACAACTCACCGAACTGTTCCTGTTTGA